A portion of the Streptococcus sp. Marseille-Q6470 genome contains these proteins:
- a CDS encoding LURP-one-related family protein, producing MRRFLVKQKFRLGGERFDIKDEMGNVAYQVEGSFFKIPKTFTIYDAVGEQVSGISKEILTFMPRFEIQLSNGDHFYIRKKLTFFKDKYEFDNLGLRIEGNIWDLNFKLLDDRDQVIAEIAKELFHLTSTYTVTVYDESYADLVISLCVAIDYVEMLERDSN from the coding sequence ATGAGAAGATTTCTTGTCAAACAAAAATTTCGCCTAGGTGGTGAACGCTTTGATATCAAGGATGAAATGGGCAATGTCGCCTATCAGGTTGAAGGTTCATTTTTTAAGATTCCAAAGACTTTTACCATCTACGATGCAGTTGGTGAACAAGTCAGTGGAATTAGTAAAGAAATTCTTACCTTCATGCCACGCTTTGAGATTCAACTCAGTAATGGAGATCATTTTTATATCCGAAAGAAGTTGACTTTCTTCAAAGATAAGTATGAGTTTGACAACCTCGGTCTTCGTATCGAAGGAAATATCTGGGATTTAAACTTTAAACTCCTCGATGATCGTGATCAAGTGATTGCGGAGATTGCTAAGGAACTCTTCCATTTAACTTCTACCTATACCGTGACAGTCTACGACGAATCTTATGCAGACCTAGTCATTTCCCTCTGTGTCGCTATCGACTATGTAGAAATGCTAGAAAGAGACTCAAATTAG
- a CDS encoding MBL fold metallo-hydrolase — protein sequence MSISFTYCGVACGILSIDNKFYIGIDPDLSPKGTLVQFKGFVSEKQTNVNNDKSLLNKVDVWLITHGHQDHLDDVGKGYLKDKTVISPNRKITEGLSCLKNIVLKWGEEQYFSVDEYEIAIKAIPAYHASNFIMQKIVGKVNGYQITITSPLQTKIIYFTGDTILYPRLTDFVPKNIDAIFVNLGAVKSDSFGGPFTMNLKMLQQLESILQPQNIYPIHIDDYSHYQTTKKEVEDAKYKTLSVGETISI from the coding sequence ATGTCTATTTCGTTTACTTATTGTGGAGTTGCATGTGGAATCCTTTCCATTGATAATAAATTTTATATAGGAATTGATCCTGATTTATCTCCCAAAGGAACTTTAGTTCAGTTTAAAGGATTTGTGTCCGAGAAACAAACTAATGTCAATAATGATAAGTCTCTTCTTAATAAAGTTGATGTATGGCTAATAACTCATGGTCATCAAGATCATTTAGATGATGTTGGCAAAGGATACCTGAAGGACAAAACGGTCATTTCTCCTAACAGAAAAATTACAGAAGGATTGTCATGTTTAAAAAATATAGTTTTAAAATGGGGAGAAGAGCAATATTTTTCTGTTGATGAGTATGAAATTGCTATTAAAGCTATACCAGCTTATCATGCGAGTAATTTTATAATGCAAAAAATAGTTGGGAAAGTTAATGGTTATCAAATAACAATCACAAGTCCATTGCAAACTAAAATAATCTATTTTACAGGTGACACGATTTTATATCCAAGATTGACTGATTTTGTTCCCAAAAACATTGATGCTATTTTTGTAAATCTTGGAGCCGTTAAATCAGATTCATTTGGTGGTCCATTCACAATGAATTTAAAGATGTTACAACAATTAGAATCTATACTTCAGCCCCAAAATATCTATCCAATTCATATTGACGATTATAGTCATTACCAGACGACAAAAAAAGAAGTTGAAGATGCTAAATATAAAACTCTTTCTGTAGGCGAGACGATTAGCATCTAG
- a CDS encoding ABC transporter substrate-binding protein has product MKRLYSFLAGILAIILVLWGISYHLDSKINSRDSQKLVIYNWGDYIDPELLEKFTEETGIQVQYETFDSNEAMYTKIKQGGTTYDIAIPSEYMINKMKDEDLLVPLDYSKIEGIENIGPEFLNQSFDPNNKYSIPYFWGTLGIVYNETMVEEAPEHWDDLWKPEYKDSIMLFDGAREVLGLGLNSLGYSLNSKDPEQLSQTVDKLYELTPNIKAIVADEMKGYMIQNNAAIGVTFSGEASQMLEKNSNLKYVVPTEASNLWFDNMVIPKTVKNQHAAYAFINFMLKPENALKNAEYVGYSTPNNAAKEMLPEETKEDKSFYPDADTMKHLEVYEKFDHKWTGIYSDLFLQFKMYRK; this is encoded by the coding sequence ATGAAACGACTCTATTCATTTTTAGCTGGAATTTTAGCGATTATCCTTGTCTTATGGGGAATTTCCTATCATCTTGATAGCAAAATCAATAGTCGCGATAGTCAAAAATTGGTTATCTACAACTGGGGAGACTATATCGATCCAGAACTTCTGGAGAAATTTACAGAAGAAACAGGAATCCAAGTCCAGTATGAAACCTTTGACTCTAACGAAGCCATGTACACGAAAATCAAGCAGGGTGGGACAACCTATGATATTGCCATCCCAAGTGAGTACATGATTAACAAGATGAAGGATGAAGACCTTTTAGTTCCACTGGATTATAGTAAGATTGAGGGAATTGAGAATATCGGTCCAGAGTTTCTAAATCAGTCTTTTGACCCCAACAACAAGTACTCGATCCCATACTTCTGGGGAACATTGGGAATAGTCTACAATGAAACCATGGTGGAAGAAGCACCTGAACATTGGGATGACCTCTGGAAACCAGAATACAAGGATTCGATCATGCTCTTTGATGGTGCGCGTGAAGTGCTTGGTTTAGGCCTTAACTCACTAGGCTATAGCCTTAACTCAAAAGATCCAGAACAACTGTCACAAACGGTTGATAAACTGTATGAGCTGACTCCTAATATTAAGGCTATTGTAGCCGATGAGATGAAGGGGTACATGATTCAAAATAATGCTGCAATCGGTGTGACTTTCTCAGGGGAAGCCAGCCAGATGTTGGAAAAGAATTCTAACCTCAAATACGTTGTTCCGACAGAAGCAAGCAACCTTTGGTTTGACAATATGGTGATACCTAAGACAGTTAAGAACCAGCACGCAGCCTATGCCTTTATCAACTTTATGTTGAAGCCCGAAAATGCTCTCAAAAATGCAGAGTATGTCGGCTATTCAACACCAAACAATGCTGCTAAGGAAATGCTCCCTGAGGAAACAAAAGAGGACAAGTCCTTCTATCCAGACGCAGACACTATGAAACACCTAGAAGTTTATGAGAAGTTTGACCATAAATGGACAGGAATCTATAGTGACCTCTTCCTACAATTTAAGATGTATAGGAAGTAG
- a CDS encoding ABC transporter permease has protein sequence MKKLSNLYLAFVFIVLYLPIFYLIGYAFNAGDDMNSFTGFSLSHFETMFGDGRLMLILVQTFLLAFLSALIATVIGTFGAIYIYQSRKKYQEAFLSLNNILMVAPDVMIGASFLILFTQLKFSLGFMTVLSSHVAFSIPIVVLMVLPRLKEMNGDMIHAAYDLGASQFQMFKEIMLPYLTPSIIAGYFMAFTYSLDDFAVTFFVTGNGFSTLSVEIYSRARKGISLEINALSALVFLFSIILVVGHYFISREKEEQA, from the coding sequence ATGAAAAAATTATCGAATCTTTACCTAGCCTTTGTCTTTATCGTCCTTTATTTGCCAATCTTTTACCTGATCGGATATGCCTTCAATGCTGGGGATGATATGAATAGCTTTACAGGCTTTAGTTTGTCTCACTTTGAAACCATGTTTGGAGATGGAAGACTCATGCTCATCTTGGTTCAGACCTTTTTACTAGCCTTTCTATCAGCCTTGATAGCAACTGTTATTGGGACTTTCGGTGCCATTTACATTTATCAATCACGTAAAAAGTACCAAGAAGCCTTTCTATCACTCAATAATATCCTCATGGTCGCACCCGACGTTATGATTGGTGCTAGTTTCTTGATTCTCTTTACCCAACTCAAGTTTTCTCTTGGATTTATGACAGTTCTGTCTAGTCATGTGGCCTTCTCCATTCCAATCGTAGTGCTTATGGTCTTGCCGCGATTGAAAGAGATGAATGGGGATATGATCCATGCGGCTTATGACCTTGGAGCTAGCCAGTTCCAAATGTTCAAGGAAATTATGCTTCCTTACTTAACGCCGTCTATCATTGCAGGCTACTTTATGGCTTTCACCTATTCACTAGATGACTTTGCCGTGACCTTCTTTGTAACGGGGAATGGATTTTCAACCCTATCAGTCGAGATCTATTCTCGGGCTCGTAAGGGAATTTCGCTGGAAATCAATGCTCTATCTGCCTTGGTCTTTCTCTTTAGTATTATCCTAGTTGTCGGACATTACTTCATTTCACGTGAGAAGGAGGAACAAGCATGA
- a CDS encoding ABC transporter permease: MKKTTSKLFVVPYMLWIALFVLAPLVLIFGQSFFNIEGQYSLENYKSYFASQNLTYLKMSFNSVLYAGIVTLVTLLISYPTALFLTRLKHRQLWLMLIILPTWINLLLKAYAFIGIFGQNGSINQFLEFIGIGSQQLLFTDFSFIFVASYIELPFMILPIFNVLDDMDNNLINASYDLGATKWETFRHVIFPLSMNGVRSGVQSVFIPSLSLFMLTRLIGGNRVITLGTAIEQNFLTNDNYGMGSTIGVVLILTMFITMWVTKERRER; the protein is encoded by the coding sequence ATGAAGAAAACAACCTCTAAACTCTTTGTAGTGCCCTACATGCTTTGGATTGCCCTCTTTGTATTAGCACCCTTGGTCTTGATTTTTGGTCAATCCTTTTTCAACATCGAAGGCCAGTACAGTTTAGAAAACTATAAATCCTATTTTGCGTCACAAAACTTAACCTATCTCAAAATGAGCTTCAACTCTGTTCTTTATGCAGGGATTGTAACTCTAGTGACGCTTCTTATCAGTTATCCAACAGCCCTCTTTTTGACTCGTCTCAAACACCGTCAACTATGGCTCATGCTAATCATTTTACCAACCTGGATCAACCTTCTCCTTAAGGCCTATGCCTTTATCGGAATTTTTGGTCAAAATGGCTCTATTAACCAATTCCTAGAATTTATCGGAATTGGTTCTCAGCAGTTGCTATTTACAGATTTCTCATTTATCTTTGTAGCAAGCTACATCGAGCTTCCATTTATGATTTTGCCCATCTTCAATGTCTTGGATGATATGGATAACAATCTCATCAATGCCAGCTATGACCTTGGTGCAACCAAGTGGGAAACCTTCCGTCATGTCATCTTCCCTCTGTCTATGAACGGGGTGCGAAGCGGAGTTCAATCTGTCTTTATCCCAAGTTTGAGTCTCTTCATGTTGACGCGTTTGATTGGGGGGAACCGAGTGATTACCTTGGGGACTGCCATCGAGCAGAACTTCTTAACCAATGACAACTATGGTATGGGTTCAACTATCGGAGTTGTTCTTATCCTGACTATGTTTATCACCATGTGGGTGACTAAGGAAAGGAGAGAACGATGA
- a CDS encoding ABC transporter ATP-binding protein: protein MKKPIIEFRNVSKVFEDSDTTVLKDINFELEEGKFYTLLGASGSGKSTILNIIAGLLDATTGDILLDGVRINDIPTNKRDVHTVFQSYALFPHMNVFENVAFPLRLRKVDKKEIEKRVLEVLKMVQLEGYEKRSIRRLSGGQRQRVAIARAIINQPRVVLLDEPLSALDLKLRTDMQYELRELQQRLGITFVFVTHDQEEALAMSDWIFVMNDGEIVQSGTPVDIYDEPINHFVATFIGESNILPGTMIEDYLVEFNGKRFEAVDGGMKPNEPVEVVIRPEDLRITLPEEGKLQVKVDTQLFRGVHYEIIAYDELGNEWMIHSTRKAIVGEEIGLDFEPEDIHIMRLNETEEEFDARIEEYVEIEEHEAGLINAIEEERDEENNL from the coding sequence TTGAAAAAACCAATTATCGAATTCAGAAACGTTTCTAAAGTTTTTGAAGATAGTGACACTACGGTTCTCAAGGATATTAACTTTGAGTTGGAAGAAGGAAAATTTTATACACTGCTAGGAGCGTCCGGTTCAGGGAAATCAACCATTCTCAATATCATCGCAGGTTTGTTGGATGCAACGACGGGTGATATTTTGCTGGATGGCGTGCGAATCAATGACATCCCTACCAATAAGCGCGATGTTCACACAGTTTTCCAATCTTATGCCTTGTTCCCACATATGAATGTCTTTGAAAATGTGGCCTTTCCATTGCGATTGCGTAAGGTCGATAAAAAAGAAATCGAAAAACGTGTCTTAGAAGTTCTCAAGATGGTACAGCTTGAAGGATATGAAAAACGTTCGATCCGCAGGCTATCTGGAGGGCAACGCCAGCGTGTGGCTATTGCCCGTGCGATTATCAATCAACCTCGAGTGGTACTCTTGGATGAGCCCTTGTCAGCACTGGACTTAAAGTTGCGGACAGACATGCAATACGAACTCCGTGAACTCCAACAACGCTTGGGCATCACCTTTGTTTTTGTTACCCATGATCAGGAAGAAGCCCTAGCCATGAGTGACTGGATTTTTGTTATGAATGACGGTGAAATCGTTCAGTCTGGGACACCAGTTGATATCTACGACGAGCCTATCAACCACTTTGTTGCAACCTTTATCGGTGAATCAAACATCTTGCCAGGAACCATGATTGAGGACTACTTGGTGGAGTTTAACGGCAAACGATTTGAAGCGGTCGACGGTGGGATGAAACCAAACGAACCAGTCGAAGTCGTGATTCGCCCAGAAGACTTGCGCATTACCCTTCCAGAAGAAGGCAAGCTCCAAGTTAAGGTTGATACTCAGCTCTTCCGTGGGGTTCACTATGAGATTATAGCCTATGATGAACTCGGCAATGAATGGATGATTCACTCAACTCGTAAGGCCATCGTTGGTGAGGAAATTGGTCTGGACTTTGAACCAGAAGACATCCACATCATGCGTCTCAATGAAACAGAAGAAGAGTTCGATGCACGTATCGAGGAATATGTAGAAATTGAAGAGCATGAAGCAGGTTTGATCAACGCTATTGAGGAGGAAAGAGATGAAGAAAACAACCTCTAA
- the murB gene encoding UDP-N-acetylmuramate dehydrogenase, with product MTVLDKINETLKGIDIRFDEPLKSYAYTKVGGKADYLVFPRNRYEMARVVKFANQENIPWMVLGNASNIIVREGGVRGFVIMCDKLNNVSVDGYTIEAEAGANLIETTRIALRHSLTGFEFACGIPGSVGGAVFMNAGAYGGEIAHILQSCKVLTKDGEIETLSAKDLAFGYRHSAIQDSGAVVLSAKFALSPGNYETINQEMERLTHLRELKQPLEYPSCGSVFKRPVGHFAGQLISEAGLKGYRIGGVEVSEKHAGFMINVADGTARDYEDLIESVIEKVREHSGVTLEREVRILGEHE from the coding sequence ATGACTGTATTAGATAAAATAAATGAAACCTTAAAAGGAATCGATATTCGTTTCGATGAGCCCTTAAAATCTTATGCCTATACAAAAGTCGGAGGAAAGGCAGATTACTTGGTTTTTCCTCGCAATCGTTATGAGATGGCTCGTGTGGTGAAGTTTGCCAATCAAGAAAATATCCCATGGATGGTTCTCGGAAATGCTAGTAATATTATCGTCCGAGAAGGTGGGGTTCGCGGCTTTGTTATTATGTGTGACAAACTCAACAATGTTTCGGTCGATGGTTATACGATTGAAGCGGAAGCTGGAGCTAACTTGATCGAAACAACTCGTATTGCTCTACGCCATAGTTTGACAGGATTTGAGTTTGCCTGTGGAATTCCAGGAAGTGTCGGTGGCGCTGTTTTTATGAACGCTGGTGCTTATGGAGGTGAGATTGCTCATATTTTGCAGTCTTGCAAAGTATTAACCAAGGATGGAGAAATCGAGACTTTATCAGCCAAGGACTTAGCCTTTGGTTATCGTCATTCAGCTATTCAAGATTCTGGAGCAGTAGTCTTATCAGCTAAATTTGCACTATCTCCAGGGAATTATGAGACTATTAATCAAGAAATGGAACGTTTGACTCACCTTCGAGAACTCAAACAACCTTTGGAATATCCATCATGTGGTTCTGTCTTTAAACGTCCAGTTGGGCATTTTGCAGGACAATTGATTTCAGAAGCTGGTTTGAAGGGCTACCGTATCGGTGGTGTCGAAGTCTCAGAAAAACATGCAGGCTTTATGATTAATGTAGCTGATGGAACTGCTAGAGATTATGAAGACTTAATTGAGTCTGTCATAGAAAAAGTTAGAGAACATTCTGGTGTTACCCTTGAGCGAGAAGTTCGTATCTTGGGTGAACACGAATAA
- a CDS encoding YhfC family glutamic-type intramembrane protease encodes MKIHVIITMIALFVFLIAVIWYAKKKYKINLSVLGLGAVAFFVSSQVLEKIVHLIVLHPQKDGTISLMQEHPFLYVLYGITMAAFFEETARLVFFKWLEKKRTLEDSDALAYGLGHGGLELLYLGMGSLISLLVLFSLLGSSNPDLANILPQNTLETVQSLSGWQVYLLGVERVLALIMQIGLTFWVYQAVRQKNWIYLATAYGLHAFFDLAPSLSQVGWISNPLLVEGLLAVEVVLFVYFTKTILYKK; translated from the coding sequence ATGAAAATTCATGTAATAATCACAATGATTGCTTTATTTGTATTTCTCATAGCAGTCATTTGGTATGCAAAAAAGAAGTACAAGATTAACCTTTCAGTTTTAGGCCTTGGGGCAGTCGCATTTTTTGTCTCATCTCAGGTACTGGAGAAAATTGTTCACCTTATCGTTCTTCATCCACAAAAAGATGGAACCATTTCGCTTATGCAGGAGCATCCTTTTCTATATGTCCTTTATGGAATCACTATGGCAGCTTTCTTTGAAGAAACGGCGCGCCTTGTCTTCTTTAAATGGTTAGAGAAGAAGAGAACATTGGAAGATTCGGATGCCCTCGCCTATGGACTTGGTCATGGTGGCTTGGAATTACTCTACCTCGGAATGGGAAGCTTGATTAGTCTATTAGTCCTCTTTTCATTATTAGGGTCTTCAAATCCAGATTTGGCAAATATCCTTCCCCAAAATACACTTGAAACAGTTCAATCTCTATCTGGATGGCAGGTTTATTTACTAGGTGTTGAGCGTGTGCTTGCTCTGATTATGCAAATCGGTCTCACTTTCTGGGTTTATCAAGCAGTTCGTCAAAAGAATTGGATTTATCTAGCAACTGCTTATGGCTTACATGCCTTCTTTGATTTGGCTCCGAGTCTATCTCAGGTTGGTTGGATTTCAAATCCTCTTCTAGTCGAAGGGTTGTTAGCAGTGGAAGTTGTCCTATTTGTATACTTTACAAAAACAATCTTATATAAAAAATAA
- the budA gene encoding acetolactate decarboxylase, translating into MIKVQEPVKLFQYNTLGALMAGLYGGTMTVGELLEHGDLGLGTLDSIDGELIVLDGKAYQAKGSGDKPEIVEVSPDALIPYAAVVPHQAEVIFRQRFEMTDKELEKRIESYYDGENLFRSIKIHGDFKHMHVRMIPKSTSETKFAEVATHQPEYRAENVTGTIVGFWTPEIFHGVSVAGYHLHFISDDLTFGGHVMDFVIKEGIIEVGAVDQLDQRFPVQDRQYLFAKFNVDEMKKDIDQAE; encoded by the coding sequence ATGATAAAGGTGCAAGAACCAGTTAAATTATTCCAATACAATACCTTGGGAGCCTTGATGGCTGGACTATACGGTGGGACCATGACCGTTGGTGAGTTGCTTGAACATGGGGATTTAGGACTAGGAACCTTGGACTCTATTGATGGAGAATTGATTGTCTTGGATGGGAAAGCCTATCAAGCTAAGGGTTCAGGGGATAAGCCTGAAATCGTAGAAGTTTCACCAGACGCACTGATTCCTTATGCGGCAGTTGTCCCCCACCAAGCAGAAGTTATTTTCCGTCAGCGTTTTGAGATGACTGATAAGGAACTAGAAAAACGAATTGAATCCTACTATGATGGAGAAAACCTTTTCCGTTCGATTAAAATTCATGGTGATTTTAAACACATGCATGTTCGCATGATTCCCAAATCAACATCCGAAACAAAGTTCGCTGAGGTTGCGACTCATCAGCCTGAATATAGAGCTGAAAATGTGACAGGAACTATCGTTGGTTTCTGGACACCAGAGATTTTTCATGGGGTCAGTGTTGCCGGTTATCATTTACACTTTATCTCGGATGACCTAACTTTTGGTGGTCACGTCATGGACTTTGTCATCAAGGAAGGAATCATAGAGGTTGGAGCGGTTGATCAACTGGATCAACGTTTTCCTGTCCAGGATCGTCAGTACCTCTTTGCTAAGTTTAATGTTGATGAGATGAAAAAAGATATCGATCAGGCAGAATAA
- a CDS encoding PLP-dependent aminotransferase family protein, translating to MKQESKYEQVVHYLKEEIESGKLQTGSRLPSIRKLSQDFHCSKDTVQRALLELRYEKYIYSKPQSGYYVLEQQASHEDLVISVNDEHAAAYDDFRLCVNESLIGRENYLYNYYEHQEGLEELRKSVQKLLFDQAIYSKPDQLVMTTGTQQALFILSQIDFPGKGQEILVEQPTYHRMNQLLLAQNIPYQTIERRVDGIDLKELEKHFKSGNIKFFYTIPRFHYPLGHSYSEEEKRAILDLAAKYQIYIVEDDYLGDLDPKMGQTFHYLDQKDLVIYIKSFSTSIFPALRITALILPNPIKGPFVAYKNILDYDNNLIMQKALSLYIDSQLFEKNRVARLALQEKSQDFIHKLLKSYPLSLPNYPLHDGLLLDLRNYPKIASLKHSPLNLDFFESSYIGTCPYHFAKVPFENLEATLKYLKTELD from the coding sequence ATGAAGCAAGAAAGCAAGTACGAACAAGTTGTTCACTATCTAAAAGAAGAGATTGAATCAGGAAAACTTCAAACAGGAAGTCGTCTACCTTCTATCCGAAAACTCAGTCAAGACTTCCACTGCAGTAAAGATACTGTGCAGCGTGCACTTTTGGAACTCCGATACGAGAAATACATTTACTCCAAACCTCAAAGTGGCTATTATGTTTTAGAACAACAAGCTAGCCACGAAGACCTCGTTATCTCGGTCAATGACGAACATGCTGCCGCCTATGATGATTTTCGTCTTTGTGTCAATGAAAGCTTGATCGGTCGAGAAAATTATCTCTACAACTACTATGAACACCAAGAGGGTCTAGAAGAATTACGAAAGTCTGTTCAGAAACTACTGTTTGACCAAGCTATCTATAGTAAACCCGATCAATTAGTCATGACAACTGGAACCCAGCAAGCACTGTTTATTCTTTCTCAAATTGACTTTCCAGGTAAGGGCCAAGAAATACTGGTCGAACAACCAACCTATCACCGAATGAACCAACTTCTGCTGGCTCAAAATATTCCCTATCAAACCATTGAACGTCGCGTGGATGGCATTGACCTGAAAGAACTTGAGAAACATTTTAAAAGTGGTAACATTAAATTTTTCTACACCATTCCTCGATTCCACTATCCGCTGGGTCATTCATATTCTGAAGAGGAGAAACGTGCTATCCTTGATCTAGCAGCCAAATATCAAATTTATATCGTTGAAGATGATTATCTGGGAGATCTAGATCCTAAAATGGGACAAACCTTTCATTATTTGGACCAAAAAGATTTGGTTATCTACATCAAGTCTTTTTCTACAAGTATTTTCCCTGCACTTCGAATCACTGCTCTCATACTTCCAAATCCTATTAAAGGTCCTTTTGTGGCCTATAAAAACATTCTGGACTATGATAACAACCTCATTATGCAAAAGGCTTTATCACTCTATATTGATAGTCAGCTTTTTGAAAAAAATAGAGTAGCAAGATTGGCACTGCAAGAGAAAAGTCAAGACTTCATTCATAAGCTATTAAAATCTTATCCCCTTTCCCTACCAAACTATCCTCTCCATGATGGACTTTTGCTTGATCTCAGGAACTATCCTAAGATTGCAAGTCTAAAACATAGTCCTTTAAATCTCGACTTTTTCGAATCATCCTACATAGGGACTTGTCCCTATCACTTTGCAAAAGTTCCTTTTGAAAATCTTGAAGCAACACTAAAATACTTAAAAACAGAGCTGGACTGA
- a CDS encoding ABC transporter substrate-binding protein, producing MKFKKWIFVLCSFLASFFLVACQSSSSSSQSAVEAIKQKGKLVVATSPDYAPFEFQALVDGKNQVVGADIDMAQAIADELGVKLEVSSMSFDNVLTSLQTGKADLAIAGISATEERKEVFDFSIPYYENKISFLIRKADLEKYKDLDSLASANIAAQKGTVPESMVKEQLPNAQLTSLTNMGEAVNELQSGKVDAVHMDEPVALSYAGKNSDLAVATVSLTMKEGEANAVAIKKGNSDLKEVVDKVIQKLKDDGTYQTYLEKAAKLTEVEQ from the coding sequence ATGAAATTTAAAAAATGGATATTTGTTTTATGTAGTTTTCTTGCAAGTTTCTTTTTAGTAGCTTGCCAATCATCTAGCTCAAGCTCACAGTCTGCAGTAGAGGCTATCAAACAAAAAGGGAAATTGGTGGTCGCAACAAGCCCAGATTATGCTCCATTTGAGTTCCAAGCACTTGTGGATGGTAAGAACCAAGTTGTAGGTGCTGATATTGATATGGCACAAGCAATCGCTGATGAACTTGGTGTGAAACTAGAAGTTTCAAGTATGAGTTTTGACAACGTCTTGACTAGTCTTCAGACAGGAAAAGCAGATTTGGCCATTGCGGGTATCAGTGCAACTGAAGAAAGAAAAGAAGTTTTTGATTTTTCAATTCCTTACTATGAGAACAAAATTAGCTTCCTTATCAGAAAGGCTGATCTTGAAAAATACAAAGATTTAGATTCTCTAGCAAGTGCTAATATTGCAGCTCAAAAAGGAACTGTTCCTGAATCAATGGTTAAAGAACAACTTCCAAATGCGCAATTAACATCTTTGACTAACATGGGTGAGGCAGTCAATGAGCTTCAATCAGGCAAGGTTGATGCTGTTCATATGGATGAACCAGTTGCTCTAAGCTATGCTGGTAAAAACTCTGATTTGGCAGTTGCTACAGTAAGCTTGACCATGAAAGAAGGCGAAGCAAATGCTGTTGCTATCAAAAAAGGCAACTCAGATTTGAAAGAAGTAGTTGATAAGGTCATCCAAAAATTGAAAGATGACGGAACTTACCAAACTTATCTTGAAAAAGCTGCGAAGCTAACAGAAGTAGAACAATAA